GGTTTCAGGCCTTTGATCCAACTTATCTCGTTAAGCCGGAATCATTTCTGGCTTCGCTCGTTGGAGAACTTACTGCGCCCCTGATTAACAAACGAGCGATCAAGGCGGCTTACTATAATGCCAATGCACGACAGGTTCAGGCTGTTTACCATTATGAACAGACCATATTGGCTGCATATATTGAAGTTGCAAACCAGCTCTCCAAAATTAAAAATCTGGAGAATGGCCTACAAATTAAGACCAAGGAAGTCGATGCATTAAATGAGTCTATCGGTATTTCCAACGACCTCTTTAAATACGCTCGCGCAGATTATATGGAAGTTCTGCTAACGCAACGCGATGCCCTGGAATCTAAATTTGAGCTCGTTGAGAAGAAGGTCAACCAACTCAAAGCAAGCGTAGCGATATACAGATCCCTAGGAGGCGGATGGGATCATTAATAGCGCACTTTTAATTTTAGTTTTTATATGTTGGGGACTTATCATGTGATAAGTCCCTTTTTATTTTAACAATACACTTACTCCACCACGATTTCTTTCATTTTCTCGTTTCCATAATATGTCGGGAAATACATTAATTCAGCCTTCGCGGGGTTGACAGTATAAGTCCCGGTATAACGAGGTAAAAGTTCGATCTCAAAGGTATGTGTACCTTTCCCCAGTTTGTTGCAAAAAATGACAACACGATCTTTGAAATGCTCTCGGTGCGCCTCGATTCTATAGTATCCATTGGTTTTTGTTTCATAAGAACATCCCGCCGGAATCGGAACTTCAATCTGCACATACTCAGCTTCACCAGTTAATGTTACGCATGCTTCAAGTTTTACAGGCTTCCCTTCCTTGAGTGCCGCTACCATAGCACCATTGTCCTTAAATCGCGTTGCCACGGCAAAGCCCTTTTCTTTTTCTACAGCTGGATTGGGATTCCAAAAATTTTGATAAGCCGTCACAAAAGCCGGCCCCGTCCCTTCTTTCCTCACTTTAATCTGCTCATCCGACTTAAAGCTTTGCGTATACGGAAATGCAGTGACGCGTTTGCCATTGATGACCATTACCGGTGCCTGGAAAGATTCACCCTCTTTCAGTACATCAGGAAGAATACTTCGTATGATACGGGAAGATTCGTAGATATTATACCATTGGTTTTGCTGCCGCTGCGCGAAAAAGTAATTACGGATATTTTCTAAATCTGAATCATGACCACCAATTGATTTTAAGACACCATAAGCCAACAATGTATTCTCGGTATTGGTTTCCGTTGGGCGCATAAAAAATCCGCCTTTCTGATCTGTTGTAGTTCCAGAAGTCCAATACAGCCCACCTAAGACAGCCTTTGACGCGTATTTAAGAACGGTATCTGCAGCATGTAAATCCTCAAGACCCAGTTTTGAAATCAATAGATATTTCAACAGTTTATCCTTAATGGTTTTACTTTTCAGTTTTGTGTCGATTTCGAAGAAATAATCTTTGTAATCAGCTTTAGGATCCAACCGGAGTAGATATATCAAGGAGCTAAACAAATTCTCCTTGGCCCCGTGAAGCTTATCTTTATCCAATAGAACATCCAGCGAAGCCAAGCTGCTTTTCAACATGGTCTTTTCACGTTCTGCATAAATCTCCGTATCTATCTCAACCTGGTAGCCGGCTTCTCGGGCATCCAACAGTACCCCGATCACATAGTTGCTGATCCAGGTCACAGTTTCACTTTTGTTCCACCAACCCCAGCCCTGATTGGAATTTTTGTTTTTCTGTAACTCCTTCAAAAGATCCTTTATTTTCTTATCCTCTGTAAAGGGCTTTCCGATCAATTTTGTCAGCTCTTTTTTGGAAAGTAATGCGCTCAATTTGGAAGCCATCTGTTCATTGCATAGAAATTTATAACGATCGATCGATTCAATTTCCCGTTGTAAAAATTCCAGCGAATTTGCTTCGGCATGCAAGGTGATTTCGCCTAGTGCTGGAGAAGTTTTTAGTAAATATTCTGCGGTACTGTTGAGTACTTTAAAATCTCCTTCATGTTGTTCAAGCCCCTTTTCAAAAATCGGAATGCTACGTTTTTCACCATCAAAATATCCATTTGACAATTCGATCGAATAAGCAAGTTGGACACTGTCCCCCTGAGCGGCAATAACTGATATAGGATCCCGATAGGACTTCGCAATTTTCAACGTTGCCTCCTGCGTTGTCAGCCCATTGTTGATGGTACGAAAGAGCTGCAAGCTGTCGCTAAGATAATTAACAACCCTTCCCATGGCTGTAAACTGATCACTTCTGATGGCAAATCGGGGAGTCGCCAAATGTGCCGAAACAGCTTTAAAGGATTTGACATTTAGCTCTTTTATGTCGGCGAAATTTTTACTTCCTTTAGCGATAAAGAATGTTCGCCAATTGGTAATATCATCCGGATAGGTCGCTTCAAAATTAACTTTTCCCTGAGCATCGGTAGTTAGCTTTGGCTGCCAGAATGCATCATCGCGGAAGTTCACGCGCATCGTATTTCCAGATTCCAAATAGGGCATATCCACAGCACCTGTCGATGTCGCAGATGCTCCAGCTTTCATCTGAACCATCACCACGCCATTGGCGGCCCGCGCACCGTACAATCCCAGCATAGATTGATCTTTAATCACATTCAATGACGCGATAGTCGATGGATCAAGACTTGAAATATCACCTTCAAAAGGGACCCCGTCCACTAAAATCAATGGTTTTTCATTGGGGGCCGGACTAGCAGCGCCACGAATACGAATCCCTGCTACAGCCCCCTGCAGCATAGCTGTAGTCACCCCATCCATCCTAGCATTGATCGATTTCACTGCCGCAGTCAATGATTGCCTTTTTTGGACGCCATACCCCACAACAACCACTTCATCCAATTGATTTTCGCTTGGCTTTAATTCCACGAAATAATCTTTGCCACTGGAGACTTTGACCGTAGCGGTATTGTACCCTAAAGCAGCAATCTCAAGTACCGCATTTTTTTCATCGGAGAGCTCAAGTTCCACACTACCATCAAAGCTCGTGAAATATCGTTTTTTGGTATCCGGAACACTCACCTTAGCCCCAATTAATGGCGTATCCCCATCATAAACTAAGATCCTGGCGACCTTATTATTCTTTCTCTTCGTTCTAAAATCTTCCCGGTCTATTTTTAAGAGCTGCGGAACAATCTCTTGCCCATGGCTTATAGAATCCCGCAATGGATTTTCTACGGTACGCACAATAATTTCATCACGTACAAGTTTGTAAGCCAATCTTGCCGCTTGGGATGCATTGCTCCATTGAATAGAATCCAGCCGGAGATAATTCATCCCATTGGCTTTGAGTTTGATTGGCAAACTAAAAGAAGTTGAATCATCCTTTACAATATGCAAAGTAACATCGCCGACTGGAAGATCTCCAAAAGTTCGATGTCCACCGTAAAACAGTCGAAAATACATTCTCTCTTCGACATTCGTCGGTTCAATAAAGATCAATGTAGGCCGAATGCCTTTCTGTTCAACATCATTGCCCAAAGTTAAATTCAATTTAAAAATAGCCTCATTTTTTCCTTTCTTCACCGTAGCAAATTGTGCTAGTCCCGTGCTATTTTGCATGATCTCTTTGAAAGTACGTTCTACGTTTGACTTGATATCCTCCAATGACCATATCTTCTCCTGAAAATCTAAATTTGGCTTGAAATCATACAGATCAATCCGCATAGGATTGCCATCCCAGCTTTTTTGCTTTTGATAATTTTTATAGATGCTATATTGATAGCCCCCCTCAATTTCAAAACGTCCAATTTTCGCTGTGTCAACCATGAGCGTACCTATTTTGGACACACCATTATACATTTCTGTCCTTGGAAATGGTCCCACCATCAGTGGTACAGGAACCTGTGTACGCAAACGACTATCGTAAACGGTTTTTCTTACGGGATTGAGGTAATAGAGATCTCCAGCTGTCTGGATATATGCTGGTCTCTCAATCAACACATTATTATTGGGTAATTGCCAGGCTCCAAAATTGTTGGTTACTGTAATCAACTGGCGCTTCAATTCAGTCAATTCATTAGTGTAGAGCTTACCACGTTCTTCTTTAGGTAATTGGTAAACCAAAATCTGGCCTTTGCTGAATGCTTTTTCGGGGTAGGTAAAACCAATCGTATCCTGTGAGGCATTAAAGGAAACAATGACCTTTTTCCCCTTTTCAAGATAAAAGCCACTTACACGAATGTCGCGATCCTTGGTCCTAAATCTAAAATCATGCTGCCCCGC
The Sphingobacterium multivorum genome window above contains:
- a CDS encoding alpha-2-macroglobulin family protein is translated as MKWKSIVVCFLAVLYSVVLCGQSTLFNSPRGSSDYYIYKLSPEVLRKIHLGEKKFDETMLSDFFLKYKAGSPQPTLPPGDYVQVRASGADLIYQELISDNLYVKIIPAETFAICLYDSLGTIIKDAQVKVKGRRMSFDKKFHYYKVANANNDDIVSIEHKGVYHYLSVERSWPYKDRVPLWKGIKNSLLRTKFKIKRFFHKQETEQTESFMVFNKPMYKPNEQVKFKAYLEEEKWKPYRDSIAVRLTGGYGYAKDTVLTRLAPYRPGMYTFAFDLKGLGLILDKDYGISLESTKTKVVLHQQSFRYEDYELKSLSFNMTSEKTKYAKGDSVRLKLKALNENEMPIYDGKVDLRVVTSPLYTLDVKANKVNFIPDTLWQTSVSLADVAEKEIVLPDSIFPADLGLTFRAIGTYLSSDNERIERSLDLNILNSEKEIRIAVKDGHAELKYFEKGVAMPTTAQLMILGEHREMLKTENLSLPNLVSIPWQAEEIVVKSNGLSKSVYLEDQEQAQLNYRFYRTADSVILHVNNPAMIPFWYRVHRAGRTIASGYHTTLNSKFLARGKDGYSMEITYLFGGKSKVIQEELPYVEKNLNLAVNTATTVYPGQKADVELSVTDKNGKPLKDVDITAYGFTSKFRSATAPNITMGGLMRRARVSKNLNFSLDDDERAHQGALQNWAKWSREMQLDTMAFYRFLYPKDYYQESLPLDAVKSQISPYVVVNGVVQGIHLVWIDGVLTYAKQDQQNNNTIFEVSAGQHDFRFRTKDRDIRVSGFYLEKGKKVIVSFNASQDTIGFTYPEKAFSKGQILVYQLPKEERGKLYTNELTELKRQLITVTNNFGAWQLPNNNVLIERPAYIQTAGDLYYLNPVRKTVYDSRLRTQVPVPLMVGPFPRTEMYNGVSKIGTLMVDTAKIGRFEIEGGYQYSIYKNYQKQKSWDGNPMRIDLYDFKPNLDFQEKIWSLEDIKSNVERTFKEIMQNSTGLAQFATVKKGKNEAIFKLNLTLGNDVEQKGIRPTLIFIEPTNVEERMYFRLFYGGHRTFGDLPVGDVTLHIVKDDSTSFSLPIKLKANGMNYLRLDSIQWSNASQAARLAYKLVRDEIIVRTVENPLRDSISHGQEIVPQLLKIDREDFRTKRKNNKVARILVYDGDTPLIGAKVSVPDTKKRYFTSFDGSVELELSDEKNAVLEIAALGYNTATVKVSSGKDYFVELKPSENQLDEVVVVGYGVQKRQSLTAAVKSINARMDGVTTAMLQGAVAGIRIRGAASPAPNEKPLILVDGVPFEGDISSLDPSTIASLNVIKDQSMLGLYGARAANGVVMVQMKAGASATSTGAVDMPYLESGNTMRVNFRDDAFWQPKLTTDAQGKVNFEATYPDDITNWRTFFIAKGSKNFADIKELNVKSFKAVSAHLATPRFAIRSDQFTAMGRVVNYLSDSLQLFRTINNGLTTQEATLKIAKSYRDPISVIAAQGDSVQLAYSIELSNGYFDGEKRSIPIFEKGLEQHEGDFKVLNSTAEYLLKTSPALGEITLHAEANSLEFLQREIESIDRYKFLCNEQMASKLSALLSKKELTKLIGKPFTEDKKIKDLLKELQKNKNSNQGWGWWNKSETVTWISNYVIGVLLDAREAGYQVEIDTEIYAEREKTMLKSSLASLDVLLDKDKLHGAKENLFSSLIYLLRLDPKADYKDYFFEIDTKLKSKTIKDKLLKYLLISKLGLEDLHAADTVLKYASKAVLGGLYWTSGTTTDQKGGFFMRPTETNTENTLLAYGVLKSIGGHDSDLENIRNYFFAQRQQNQWYNIYESSRIIRSILPDVLKEGESFQAPVMVINGKRVTAFPYTQSFKSDEQIKVRKEGTGPAFVTAYQNFWNPNPAVEKEKGFAVATRFKDNGAMVAALKEGKPVKLEACVTLTGEAEYVQIEVPIPAGCSYETKTNGYYRIEAHREHFKDRVVIFCNKLGKGTHTFEIELLPRYTGTYTVNPAKAELMYFPTYYGNEKMKEIVVE